One region of Oryza sativa Japonica Group chromosome 10, ASM3414082v1 genomic DNA includes:
- the LOC4348836 gene encoding WD repeat-containing protein WDS homolog, translating to MEMHASSVSSHGEARLGGERGLVDREELVRVIAQSLYSLGYRRAAAALEAESGMPLYPAEHDRLLFDVMSGRWDACVAAIRAVAGLGDRERAAAEFLVWRGHFLELLGIGDAGLPRAREVLWRRIAPLGVDRECVHWLARAMVSCEGAVAPDAVVGWRIGLFLDLVDAFPPWFHVPSGRLELLVENAVVKQVSSCVYHNLPDEVTLFEDHKCPEEQIPSKCSQILCGHNNEVWFVRFSNDGNYLASSSSDCTAIIWKVEEDDTLTKKHCLVGHKNPISFVAWSPNDRMLLTCGNGESVKLWNVATGECSLKFSSSVGHIINSCAWFPNSEKIVCASCEPESSPKRIFTCDLEGQELESWVGDRIPKVSDIAVTPDSKHLICVCSNEIWIRELPKGREWRIREQQTISSLSLSGDGQSLIVNLNSQEIHLWRISESSTAADNKFKGHKQGKFVIRSCFGGSNSLFIASGSEDSQVYIWKRHLETPIKVLYGHSLTVNCVSWNPAKPHMLASASDDRTVRIWLAHKGSHRTRLTA from the exons ATGGAGATGCACGCGAGCTCTGTCTCTTCCCATGGCGAGGCCCGgctcggcggcgagcgggggcTCGTGGACCGGGAGGAGCTGGTGCGCGTCATCGCGCAGTCGCTCTACTCGCTCGGTTACCGGAGGGCGGCCGCGGCGCTGGAGGCGGAGTCCGGCATGCCGCTGTACCCGGCGGAGCACGACCGCCTCCTGTTCGACGTAATGTCTGGCCGGTGGGACGCGTGCGTGGCGGCGATCCGCGCCGTGGCGGGCCTCGGGGAccgggagcgcgcggcggcggagttcTTGGTGTGGAGGGGGCACTTCCTGGAGCTTCTGGGGATCGGCGACGCTGGGCTGCCGCGCGCCAGGGAGGTGCTCTGGCGCCGGATTGCGCCCCTCGGCGTTGACAGGGAGTGTGTGCACTGGCTGGCACGCGCAATGGTCTCGTGCGAGGGGGCGGTCGCGCCGGATGCCGTGGTCGGGTGGAGGATTGGGCTTTTCTTGGATCTGGTTGATGCTTTCCCGCCATGGTTCCATGTGCCAAGCGGTCGGCTAGAGCTTCTGGTGGAGAATgcagttgttaagcaggtttcgTCTTGTGTATATCACAATTTACCGGACGAGGTCACTTTGTTTGAGGATCATAAGTGCCCTGAAGAGCAGATTCCTTCCAAGTGTTCGCAG ATATTATGTGGTCATAACAATGAAGTTTGGTTTGTAAGGTTCTCAAATGATGGAAACTATCTGGCATCATCTTCAAGTGATTGCACGGCCATCATATGGAAG GTGGAAGAGGATGATACATTAACCAAGAAGCACTGCCTCGTGGGTCACAAAAATCCAATTTCTTTTGTTGCCTGGAGCCCAAATGACAGAATGCTGCTCACTTGTGGTAATGGAGAATCAGTAAAACTGTGGAACGTTGCTACTGGTGAATGCAGTCTTAAATTTAGCAGCTCAGTTGGCCATATTATCAATTCATGTGCATGGTTCCCTAATTCGGAGAAAATAGTATGTGCCAGCTGTGAGCCTGAAAGTTCTCCAAAGAGGATCTTCACTTGTGACCTAGAAGGTCAAGAACTGGAATCATGGGTTGGAGATAGAATACCTAAAGTCAGTGATATAGCTGTGACTCCTGATAGCAAACATCTTATCTGTGTATGTTCCAATGAAATTTGGATTCGAGAACTTCCAAAGGGGCGGGAATGGAGAATACGTGAGCAGCAGACGATTTCGTCGCTATCTCTCTCTGGTGATGGACAATCACTGATTGTCAACCTCAACAGCCAGGAAATTCATTTGTGGAGAATCAGTGAAAGTTCTACTGCGGCGGATAATAAATTCAAGGGACACAAGCAAGGAAAGTTTGTGATTAGATCTTGCTTTGGTGGATCAAACTCTCTGTTCATAGCTAGTGGCAGTGAGGATTCCCAG GTCTACATTTGGAAAAGGCACCTGGAGACGCCAATAAAGGTCTTATACGGTCATTCACTTACTGTAAATTGTGTGAGCTGGAATCCTGCTAAGCCACATATGCTGGCTTCGGCAAGTGATGACCGCACAGTTCGGATTTGGCTAGCACACAAAGGCTCACATCGCACACGGTTGACGGCTTGA